One segment of Pseudomonadota bacterium DNA contains the following:
- a CDS encoding FAD-dependent oxidoreductase, producing the protein MEVINNLPDDHEDARDIPPVGVPAKWDYEADIVCIGGGGAGLCAATKALENGATVIILEKQPETGGHSQHAGAAATFFTKAAKRKGLKSNRAAAFKHAYAVQSNATIDPRLLATLIDRAHEIYDWSETQSWGKRWDAFTLGFLPDQGVARMIVKGALKKGPFTSGTELTAQMYPWLQWLEKHVTEKGAKIFINTKALALVKEGERIVGVKAESLNGKILYAKATRAVILAGASFTNNREMLKKYCPDAYKKAFGTFLPPTDTGEVARMAFGAGADIAGINSWAAFAGGIPFFDTSYTGKSEPGPWFQYLRQGWLQLARGGGWLEINTACEEYIPDTARLDYEMHPKASATQPRSTAYVIFDANYPKTVWETLPPPMLDDRPMTLDDPDFPWFDKFKDFAPKNWLDSVKKAIEYGGIKYADTVQGLAKELGLDALKLTAAVKAWNAKSAAGKPDEFGRLPQNMKPIIKAPFYGIKTGAIIAGVYCGPRVNHQFQVLDKEQNPIPGLYAAGLTAGGTSGEGVVAASPLSSVGLAFSTGWIAGANATTDSPSYIPSGMEIEPAIRIQRLANKLNKHFPKFGAFLLKTGYTLIQLIKK; encoded by the coding sequence ATGGAAGTGATTAATAATTTACCTGATGATCATGAGGATGCCAGGGATATACCACCGGTTGGCGTACCTGCAAAGTGGGATTACGAAGCTGATATCGTATGTATAGGCGGAGGCGGAGCCGGACTTTGTGCTGCAACTAAAGCATTGGAAAATGGCGCAACAGTAATAATTCTGGAAAAACAGCCTGAGACCGGTGGGCACAGCCAACATGCAGGTGCAGCCGCAACTTTTTTTACAAAGGCAGCAAAACGAAAAGGATTAAAATCCAACAGAGCAGCAGCATTTAAACACGCCTATGCGGTACAAAGTAATGCAACCATAGATCCTCGCCTGCTTGCTACACTTATAGATCGTGCGCATGAGATTTATGACTGGTCTGAAACACAAAGCTGGGGAAAGCGATGGGATGCTTTTACTTTGGGATTTCTTCCCGACCAGGGTGTTGCCAGAATGATAGTAAAAGGCGCTTTAAAAAAAGGCCCTTTTACTTCCGGTACGGAACTAACCGCACAGATGTATCCATGGTTGCAATGGCTGGAAAAGCACGTAACTGAAAAGGGCGCAAAGATTTTTATAAACACAAAAGCATTGGCTCTTGTTAAAGAGGGTGAAAGGATTGTCGGAGTCAAGGCGGAAAGTTTAAACGGTAAGATATTATATGCAAAAGCAACCAGAGCTGTAATACTTGCAGGTGCCAGCTTTACCAACAACCGGGAAATGCTAAAAAAATATTGCCCCGATGCCTATAAAAAAGCTTTCGGCACTTTTCTGCCACCTACAGATACTGGTGAAGTTGCACGAATGGCATTTGGTGCAGGGGCTGACATAGCAGGAATAAACTCCTGGGCGGCTTTTGCAGGCGGAATACCTTTTTTTGATACAAGCTATACAGGCAAATCTGAACCCGGACCATGGTTTCAGTATTTGCGTCAGGGATGGCTGCAATTGGCTCGCGGAGGAGGATGGCTTGAAATAAACACTGCCTGTGAAGAATATATACCCGACACGGCGCGTCTGGACTATGAGATGCATCCCAAAGCAAGCGCTACCCAGCCCAGATCTACAGCTTATGTAATTTTTGATGCCAACTACCCAAAAACCGTCTGGGAAACTTTACCGCCTCCCATGCTTGACGACCGCCCGATGACTTTAGATGATCCTGATTTTCCCTGGTTTGATAAGTTTAAAGATTTTGCACCGAAAAACTGGCTTGATTCGGTAAAGAAGGCAATCGAATATGGTGGGATAAAATATGCGGACACTGTGCAAGGTCTTGCCAAGGAACTGGGGTTAGATGCGCTTAAGCTGACGGCTGCGGTAAAGGCCTGGAATGCAAAATCAGCGGCAGGTAAACCTGACGAATTTGGGCGTCTTCCTCAGAACATGAAACCCATAATAAAGGCTCCATTTTATGGGATTAAAACCGGCGCTATCATTGCCGGTGTTTACTGTGGGCCGCGGGTAAATCACCAGTTTCAGGTTCTGGATAAAGAACAAAATCCTATTCCGGGACTTTATGCCGCAGGACTTACTGCCGGTGGTACCAGTGGAGAAGGTGTGGTTGCTGCATCACCTCTTTCGAGCGTGGGCTTAGCATTTAGCACCGGATGGATAGCCGGTGCTAATGCCACAACAGATAGTCCTTCATATATCCCTTCAGGTATGGAAATTGAGCCTGCGATCAGAATACAACGCCTCGCAAATAAATTAAATAAACATTTCCCCAAGTTTGGTGCTTTTTTGCTTAAAACCGGTTATACTCTAATTCAGTTAATTAAAAAATGA
- a CDS encoding (2Fe-2S)-binding protein — MKQVIELKVNGESYETAIDPHRTLLEVLRDNLGLTGSKEGCDLGACGACTVIVDGKAVLGCLTLAMDAQGKEITTIEGLAKEGKLTLLQQNFVDYGAIQCGYCTPGMIMSSKALLDENPKPTEAEIKKGISGNLCRCTGYTKIVEAIAVTAK, encoded by the coding sequence ATGAAACAAGTAATTGAGTTAAAGGTAAATGGCGAATCTTACGAAACTGCCATAGATCCTCACAGGACTTTACTTGAAGTCTTGAGAGACAATCTTGGCCTTACCGGATCAAAAGAAGGCTGCGATCTTGGCGCATGTGGCGCATGTACTGTCATCGTAGATGGAAAGGCGGTTCTTGGCTGCCTTACCCTTGCTATGGATGCCCAGGGAAAAGAAATCACCACCATCGAAGGACTGGCAAAGGAAGGAAAGCTTACTTTGTTGCAGCAAAACTTTGTGGATTATGGAGCGATTCAATGTGGTTACTGTACTCCCGGAATGATTATGTCCTCCAAGGCCCTGCTTGATGAAAACCCAAAACCCACTGAAGCTGAAATCAAAAAAGGCATTTCAGGTAATCTATGCCGCTGCACCGGATATACTAAAATCGTAGAGGCAATTGCGGTCACAGCTAAATAA
- a CDS encoding xanthine dehydrogenase family protein molybdopterin-binding subunit, with amino-acid sequence MEQYSVINKRLPRLDSISKVTGDAKYAGDLTLPGMLYGKILRSTVPHARILNIDTSKAEKLKGVRAIATGKDITDIPHGFIRAEPAPPFLRDKFSLAKEKVRFIGDEIAAVAAVDEDTAMEALDLIKVDYEELPAYFSIQESMAPDAIRIHDHAESNVSVVISFHLGDVEKGFAGSDLILEDNYTTQFILASYIEPHAAVANFSPSGDVTLWLSTQTPFYDRTNIAETLGIPESKVRVIKPPVGGGFGAKTETHTLFTASAVLSRKTGKPVKIIYTREEEFTSTAHRHGVSVNHKIGVKKDGTIMAVDSKFFADGGAYNSHSAISMFIMGCLQNGPYTMGNFKYEGIRVYTNKPFSGGVRGHGAIQPRFVIETMMDSIAEKLDMDPIEIRKINAVKAGQTTISKFKIRSCGHVEALDKAVAEIDWKNKWKKLPDGKGVGLASMFFASGAAFSFFYDNPPSFSCVNLAADSDGKFTLFTGTSDIGQGSDTTLAQIAAEELGVGLDKMTVVAADTTTTPMDLGSYSSRVTVFGGSAAKTAAYRMKMKLFEAAANVLEANKNDLEAKNERIYVKGSPEKGISIADTVIAYYKQKKEHLTSTGDYNPPADVGGEMRLDLGEVNISPTFSFGTHATEVEVDKETGVVKVKKIAAAHDCGFAINPMAVEGQIEGSIQMTFGQGMMEDYRMEKGWSMTNSFLDYKMPAPEDMPYIKPIIVESIDSEGPFGAKEASEGTNVATIPSIANAIYDAVGIKMKDLPITPEKILRALEKKGGKE; translated from the coding sequence ATGGAACAATATTCTGTAATAAACAAACGCCTTCCAAGACTGGATTCTATATCTAAAGTTACGGGAGATGCAAAATATGCCGGCGATCTTACTTTACCCGGTATGCTGTACGGAAAGATTTTAAGAAGCACCGTGCCTCATGCCAGAATTCTTAACATAGACACATCCAAAGCAGAAAAACTTAAGGGCGTCAGGGCAATAGCCACCGGAAAAGACATAACCGATATCCCGCATGGCTTTATAAGGGCAGAGCCTGCTCCTCCTTTTTTGAGGGATAAGTTTTCACTTGCCAAAGAAAAAGTTCGCTTTATCGGTGATGAAATTGCAGCCGTTGCTGCTGTTGATGAGGACACGGCAATGGAAGCTCTTGATTTAATCAAAGTTGACTATGAAGAACTTCCTGCATATTTTAGCATCCAGGAATCAATGGCACCCGATGCTATCAGAATACATGATCATGCTGAAAGCAATGTCTCTGTTGTAATCTCCTTTCATTTAGGCGATGTGGAAAAAGGGTTTGCCGGTTCCGATTTGATTTTAGAAGACAATTATACAACCCAGTTCATTCTTGCCTCATATATTGAGCCCCATGCGGCAGTAGCCAACTTTTCTCCATCAGGAGATGTGACTTTATGGCTTAGTACCCAGACTCCATTTTATGACCGTACGAACATAGCAGAAACTCTTGGGATACCCGAGAGCAAAGTACGGGTTATAAAGCCCCCTGTAGGCGGCGGCTTTGGTGCAAAAACAGAGACACATACCCTTTTTACAGCTTCAGCCGTACTCTCAAGAAAAACAGGTAAACCGGTAAAGATTATCTATACCAGAGAAGAAGAATTTACCTCCACAGCACATCGACACGGAGTATCTGTAAATCATAAGATAGGTGTTAAAAAAGACGGTACGATCATGGCTGTAGATTCCAAATTTTTTGCAGACGGAGGGGCGTATAACAGCCATTCCGCAATAAGCATGTTTATCATGGGCTGCCTTCAGAACGGGCCTTATACTATGGGAAATTTCAAGTATGAGGGGATCAGAGTTTATACCAATAAACCCTTTTCCGGTGGCGTCAGAGGACATGGAGCAATTCAGCCACGCTTTGTAATTGAAACTATGATGGATTCAATAGCTGAAAAGCTCGATATGGATCCTATTGAAATCAGGAAGATAAACGCTGTTAAGGCAGGACAAACAACCATAAGCAAATTTAAAATAAGAAGCTGCGGTCATGTTGAAGCTTTAGATAAAGCTGTAGCTGAGATTGACTGGAAAAATAAATGGAAAAAACTTCCCGATGGAAAAGGCGTGGGTCTGGCATCCATGTTCTTTGCCTCAGGAGCGGCATTTTCATTTTTCTATGACAATCCTCCTTCCTTTTCATGTGTCAATTTAGCTGCTGATAGCGATGGGAAGTTCACCCTCTTTACCGGAACATCCGATATCGGCCAGGGTTCTGATACCACGCTTGCACAGATTGCAGCAGAAGAACTTGGAGTGGGCCTGGACAAAATGACCGTTGTAGCTGCAGATACTACTACAACTCCAATGGATCTTGGAAGTTATTCAAGCAGGGTAACAGTGTTTGGCGGAAGCGCCGCCAAAACGGCTGCGTACAGAATGAAAATGAAACTTTTTGAAGCAGCAGCAAATGTACTTGAGGCTAATAAAAATGACCTTGAAGCTAAAAACGAAAGGATCTACGTTAAAGGCAGCCCGGAAAAGGGTATTTCTATCGCTGATACGGTCATAGCTTATTATAAGCAAAAGAAGGAGCATCTGACCAGCACCGGCGACTACAATCCTCCGGCTGATGTAGGCGGGGAAATGAGACTTGATTTGGGAGAGGTTAATATATCTCCGACATTCAGCTTCGGAACACATGCAACAGAAGTGGAAGTAGATAAAGAAACCGGTGTGGTTAAGGTGAAAAAGATAGCGGCGGCTCATGACTGTGGTTTTGCAATAAACCCAATGGCTGTTGAAGGACAGATTGAAGGTTCCATTCAAATGACTTTTGGGCAGGGGATGATGGAAGATTACAGAATGGAAAAAGGCTGGTCCATGACAAATTCATTCCTGGATTATAAAATGCCTGCACCGGAAGACATGCCATATATTAAACCGATAATTGTGGAATCTATTGACTCGGAAGGACCTTTCGGAGCCAAGGAAGCAAGCGAAGGAACAAATGTCGCAACAATTCCATCCATTGCCAACGCAATTTATGATGCTGTTGGAATAAAAATGAAAGACCTTCCCATAACCCCGGAAAAGATTTTAAGGGCTTTGGAAAAGAAAGGAGGGAAAGAATAA
- a CDS encoding FAD binding domain-containing protein produces the protein MRLPKFEYLEPKNIKEITSFLKKNKEDAILIAGGTDILPKMKQRIVTPKFVINVTKIEDLKKIEFGEKKGLTLGSLATLDAVSKSKPVIEKFTALAQAAGRVASTQIRNMGTIGGNISIESMCMYYNQSHEWRKGRPHLCFKLGGDRCFVAKGSKECLALFQADTPPALIALDAKVTIVGSTGKEKVIDIEEFYTQKSVKVNILKPTDFVKDIQIPAPPKGTGSCYLKMAQREAIDYPVSGAAACITVSGGKCKNARIAVTAVGSGPLRLEDAEKILIGNSITDDLIEKAADAAYEKIRPMPHFNISPWYKRKLTRVLVKRSIKQACNNAK, from the coding sequence ATGAGGCTACCTAAATTTGAATACCTTGAACCAAAAAATATAAAAGAGATTACCTCTTTTCTTAAAAAGAATAAAGAAGATGCGATTCTGATTGCCGGTGGAACGGACATCCTGCCGAAGATGAAACAAAGAATCGTAACCCCCAAATTTGTTATCAATGTAACAAAGATTGAGGATCTGAAAAAGATAGAGTTTGGTGAGAAAAAAGGGCTTACATTAGGCTCACTTGCTACACTTGATGCTGTTTCAAAATCAAAACCAGTAATAGAGAAGTTTACTGCTCTTGCCCAGGCAGCCGGAAGAGTGGCAAGTACCCAGATAAGAAACATGGGTACAATCGGCGGCAATATAAGCATTGAATCAATGTGTATGTATTACAACCAGTCTCATGAATGGCGTAAAGGCCGGCCTCATTTATGCTTCAAGCTTGGCGGAGACAGGTGCTTTGTTGCAAAAGGCTCCAAGGAATGCCTTGCCCTTTTTCAGGCAGATACACCCCCGGCCTTAATTGCTTTGGATGCAAAAGTTACAATAGTCGGAAGCACCGGCAAAGAGAAGGTAATAGATATTGAGGAATTTTATACCCAAAAAAGTGTAAAAGTAAACATTCTCAAGCCAACAGACTTTGTAAAAGATATCCAAATACCTGCACCGCCAAAAGGCACTGGAAGTTGCTATCTGAAAATGGCGCAAAGAGAAGCTATAGATTATCCTGTTTCAGGAGCGGCTGCATGCATCACTGTTTCAGGTGGAAAATGCAAGAATGCAAGAATAGCAGTAACTGCTGTAGGATCAGGCCCCTTAAGACTTGAGGACGCTGAAAAAATTCTTATAGGAAACAGTATTACTGATGATCTGATAGAAAAAGCTGCCGATGCAGCCTATGAGAAGATTCGTCCCATGCCTCACTTTAATATATCGCCATGGTATAAGCGCAAATTAACAAGAGTACTTGTGAAAAGATCGATCAAGCAGGCATGTAATAACGCAAAATAG